CCCTTTTGGGCCGGGTCCGCTTCTTGGCGCTTTACCTGATCTCCGCCATCGGTGGGTCGGTCGGGTACCTCCTGCTTACGCCCCTCTATGTGCCGGGGCCTTCCCCCTATGGTGTCGTGGGTGCCTCCGGCGCCATCTTCGGTCTCTTTGGGGCGATGCTCCTGGTGCAGCGCCACCGGGGCGGTGACACCAGGCAACTTTGGATCCTGATCATCATTAACGGTGTGATCGGTTTTGTGGTCCCCCAGATCGCCTGGCAGGCCCACCTGGGCGGGCTGATCACCGGTGGCCTGTGTGCCGCGGTGATCGCGTACACCCCCCGCGGTCCCCGCCAGGGCCTGATCCAGGCAGCGGGTCTTGCAGCCGTGCTGCTCCTCCTCATCGCCGTGAGCTGGGTCAGGGTGACCACGGGCTAGGCCCAATCCTCCGGGCGCCGCCTGCGCGGCCCGCGTCCCGGCACCTTTCAGACCTCGGATCACAGACCCCGGCGTCCCCTGTGGACGCCGGGGTCTTCTGCGCCCGCCCGGTTGCCGTCCGTGCGGACAGCTCGCGCGCGGCTGCTGTCCCCCCAGGCAGCTCGCCCTCATCCTGGGGACGGCAGCAGGTCGGGAAAACTTATCCACAGGGGTTATCCACATTGTTGGTAACTTACACACGTGTAGTTCTTTGCTCGGTGAGGCCCTGGCTCCCGGAAGCCAGCTAGTTTTCGGAACCCAGCGTTTCGGCTATCCACAATTGTGGATAACCTCTGGGGATGGGCCTGTGGTTAAGTGGAAAAAAGCCCTGTTTTCCCAAACTGTGTGGAGAACCTGCAGCTCGCGGCTGTCTGCGGCCTGCTGACGTCGGCCGGGTGGTGACCTGTCAACAGGGTTATGCACAGTGTTAATAACTTACACACCGGTAGTTCGTTGTCCCGGGTTTCCGCAGCGGGGCCGCTGAGAGGTCACCGGCCTCCAGGCCTGTGGATTGTTGTCCACAGCTGTGGATAACTTGTGGGTAGTTCATTGTTAGTAAGTGGACAACTCCGGGCCATGGGAAGGTGTTCATAACCACCTTGAACCCAGATGCTCCCCAGCCAGGAGGACCGCCATGAGCGCCACGACCACCCAGCACATCTTTCTCGACAAGCAGCATCCAGTTGTTTGGCGTGCCCTGAACGGGCTGGGCCTGAAGGTGCGGGAGGCTGCGGAAGCGGCGGGAATCGACCGGAGGACCATTGAACTGCTCTACGTGCGTACCTCCCAGATCAACGGCTGCGCCTACTGCCTGGACATGCATGTGGGCGATGCGGTGAAGGCCGGCGAGACCCCGCAGCGTCTGGCCGTTCTGCCGGCCTGGCGCGATACGGCCCTGTTCACAGCCAAGGAGCGCGCGGCACTGGCTCTGACGGAATGTATTACCGAGCTGCCGGATCACCGAAGCCGCGAGCATGAGGAGGCCTATGCGCGCGAACACCTCAGTGCCGACGAATTTTCCGCCGTGAGCTGGCTCGCCATCACCATCAACGCCTTCAACCGGGTTTCCATCACTAGTCATCATCCCGTCCGTCGGGAACGCTGACCGGATCCCTTCCCGGCCGCAACGGCCATGGAAAGCGGCTTATCCACAGCTAATCCACACTGTTAATAACCGTGTGCAGGAACACTCCTGCCGCCCTTCCGTGCTTCAGGGCCTGTGCTGGATGCCGCGACTCCAGCTGCGCCGAAAGTTATGCACATTGTGGATAACTTTCCCAACAGTTGGGGAGAACTTTCCCGGCGAAGGCCGGATCAGGCGGGCCAGACCCCTGAGGACCCGCGGCGGTGGCTGGCCATCAAATGGGTGTCCACCATGCCGATGGCCTCCATGAGCGCATACATGGTGGTAGGGCCGACAAACGAGAACCCTTCCTTGCGCAGAGCCTTGGACAAGGCCACCGATTCCGCTGACTGGGTGGGGATATCCGCGTGGCTCGCCGGCTCTGGTGTCGCCGCGGGCTGGAACTGCCAGACGAAATCAACCAGGCCGCCCCGCTCCCTGAGCGAGACGGTGGCCCGGGCGTTGGTGATGGCGGCCCGGATCTTGAGCCGGTTGCGGACAATGCCGGCGTCCTGCATCAGACGCTCAACGTCGGCGTCGGTATACGCGGCGACCGTATCCGGATGGAATCCGTGAAAGGCGCTCCGGAAGGCCGGACGCTTGCGGAGGATGGTTGCCCAGGACAGGCCGGCCTGGAAGCCCTCCAGGCTGATGCGCTCGTACAGGCCTTGCTCGTCACGGACCGGCAGGCCCCACTCGGTGTCGTAGTACTCCCGCAGGAGCGGATCGACGGAAGCCCACGGCGGGCGGGCACGTCCGTCGTCGCCAATGATGGTGCCGTCTCCGCGGGCGGCAGCGCCTTCAGCGGGGATCATGCTGTACCGGCGTCAGGAGCGCCAGCGCGTGGTCATGAGGAAGCCGACAATGGCGATCCCGAAACCGGCCATGATATTCCATGAGCCCCAGGCCGGCACGGGCAGACGGCCTTCACTGATATAGAACGTGATGATCCACAGCAGTCCGATGATCATCAGGCCGAACATAACGGGCTTGAACCAGACTGCATTGGGCTTGTTTGCATGTGACGCGGATGCGGGCTGGGATCCGCTGGAAGTCTTCCGGCGTGACTTTGACTCGGGCACGTGCTCTCCTTGGCGGACTGGAGCAAGCTCGGCGCCGCGGGCTTGATATCCTGCAAGAAGGAAGTTGCCAGCGGTCTGCGCGATCTTGGTCAAATCTGGATTCTTACTAGCAGCCAATTCTAGCCGCAGTTCAGGGAGCACTAATGCCCGGCGCGGACCCCGGAGGAGAACGCGTGGTAGTGCAGGAGAGGGCGAGGCGCGCTGCCGTGCGGCCCGCCCGTGTACGCCCTGGCCGTGGCATCCTGCGCGGCACCGTGCAGGTAGTTGGTGAGCTCCTGATCACCGCCGGCCTGGTCCTGTTGCTCTTCGTGGGTTGGCAGCTGTGGTGGACCAACGTGGAGTCCGACGCCAGGCAGAGCGCCGTAATCAAGGAATTCGCCCAGGAGCTGGGCACTTCGGCACCGGCGGCCCCTTCCGGGGATAGTGCGGCAGCGCCGGCAGCCCCGGTTGATTACGGTGACCCCGTTGTAGGTACAGCACCAGGGCATGCCGGCACCATCGGCATCATGTACATTCCCCGGTTCGGCAACAACTACACCCGCCCCATTGTGCAGGGCACCACCGGCGATGTCCTGGACACCCTGGGCCTGGGCCATTACAACAATACGGCCATGCCCGGCGCGGTGGGCAACTTCGCGGTGGCAGGGCACCGGCAGACCCACGGGGCTGTGCTGGACAACATTCATACCCTTGTTCCAGGGGACAGGATCTATGTGCAGACCAAGGACGGATACTACGTCTACGTCTTCCGGAACAACCAGATCGTGATGCCGTCGCGCACCGATGTCCTGGAGCCGGTGCCCACCCGGCCTGGCGTGACCCCCACCGAAAGCTACCTCACCATGACCAGCTGCAACCCGCGCTTCGGCGCCGAGGAACGCATCATCGCCTATGCCCTGCTGGACAGTTGGCGCCCTGCCAGTGCCGGACCGCCCGCAGAAATCGCAGCCCAGGTGGCGGCGGCAGTGGGAGGTGGCTAAGCATGTACGGCTGGATCTTCCGTCATTTGCCGGGGCCTCTTTGGCTGCGGATTTTTACTTCGCTGGTGCTCATTGCCGGCGCCCTGGTCCTGATGGTCCAGTACCTGTTCCCCTGGATGTCAGATCTCACCCAGTTCACCGACTCAACGATTGGTGCCGCAAACCAGCCATGACTACAACCAAAATCCTCGTCGTCGATAATTACGACAGCTTCGTTTACACCCTGGTGGGCTACCTCCAGGAGCTCGGCGCCCAAACCACTGTTGTCCGCAATGACGACGTGACCCTCGCCGAGGCAATCGAGATGGCAGAAAGCCGGGACGGCGTGCTCATTTCTCCGGGCCCGGGCAACCCGGCCGAGGCAGGGGTCTGCGTCGATCTGATCAAATGGTGCGGTGAGAACAATAAGCCAATGTTCGGGGTGTGCCTGGGGCATCAGGCCCTCGCTGAAGCCTACGGCGGCACGGTGACCCACGCGCCGGAACTCATGCATGGCAAGACGTCACTCGTGGAGCACAACGGCACCAGCGTGTTCGCCGGACTCCCCTCGCCCGTCACGGCAACGCGTTACCACTCGCTTGCGGCCGTGCGTGAAACCATTCCCGACGTTCTCGAAATCACCGCCCAGACCGCTTCCGGCGTGATCATGGGCCTGCAGCACCGCACCGCACCCCTGTGCGGCGTGCAGTTCCACCCTGAGTCTGTCCTGACCGAGGGGGGCTACCAGATGCTGGGTAACTGGCTGGAGTCGCTGGGCATGACGGGTGCGGCAGCCCGTGCGGCCACCCTGAGTCCGCTGATCCAGCACTGAGTTGATCCGGCACTGAGTTGATCCAGCACTGAGTTGATCCGGCACTGACAGGTACACGCGCCAAGAACGCGGGGTCACTTCCCGCCCGATATCCCCGCGGGGAAGGGCGGAAAGTGACCCCGCGTTGCTCTTGGGTTAGCCCCGGCCGGTCCGGGTGGGACTGGGGCTGGGAGTCGGTGTCGGCGAGGGTGCGGGCGGTGGCGGCGGTGGCGGCGGAGCCTTGGCCACCACCACGTTGATGGTTTTGCCCTGATCAACGGCCGCGTTCACCGGTTCGCTCTGGTCCGTCACCCGGCCGGCTTCCACTTCCGGGTTCTCCACCTCCTGGACGTTCGGCACCAGGCCCAGGTCCTTCAGGGTGGCTTCCGCCTCTGCACGGGTGCGGCCGCGCAGCTCCGGCATGGCCACCTTGCCGGTGGAGATGACAATCTCCACTGTGCTGCCCACTCCCACCATCTGGCCCGGCGCCGGGTTGGTGGTGATAACCCGGCCGCCCGGTACCGTGGCGCTGTTGGCCGTGGCGGTGGACGGGGCGCCTACCAGCCCCGTCTGCCGCAGGATATCCCGGGCCGCGGCCTCGGTCTGGCCGGGCAGGTTGTCTGGGACCTTCACAGCGGCGGGACCGTCAGAGATATTCAAAACAACTTCGGCATTGGGGTCCACCGAAGTTCCGGCCACGGGATCGGTGCCAATCGCCGTGCCGGCAGGGATGGTGTCGTGTTTGATGCGGTGGCTCTTCGGGCGGAGTTTGGCGCCGAAGAGTTCCTGCAGCGCCGCGGACTCCGTCATGGAGGTGACGGCAGGTATCTCCACCTTGGGCGGCGGCGGAGGCGGCTGGTTCATGATCTGGAACAGCCACAGACCGCCGCCGGCCAAAACCAGCAGCGTGAATATGATGAGCGTGGCGATCCAGGTACGACGGCGGGACTTCTGGCGTGCGGTTCGCTCGCGTTCCGGCGGGAGTCCCAACGGCAGCTCGTCCTCGTCCAGCCGCTCACCCAAGGCGGATGCGTGGACGGGAACTGTTGTGCCGTCGTCGTGCATGTCCGCGAGCTCAAAGCGCCCGGTCGGGGCGTCGTCGAGGAAACTGGCCCCCGTAACGGAAAACGCTTCGGTGGCAGCCGATTGCATGGGTGTGGGGACGTGGTCGTTGGGATCGGTGGGGGCCTCGGATGCCGGGAGCGCGGCAACAGGCACCCCGGCGCGGGCCGCGCGCAGGGCGCGACGGAACGCCGCGGCATCCTGGAAGCGGTCATCCCGGTTCTTCTGCAGGGCCTTGGCCAGGACGCTGTCCAGGGCCGGTGAGACCTCGGGATTCAGGCTGCTGGCCGGCTCGTGGATCTCGCGGACGTGCTGGTAAGCCACCGACACCGGACTGTCACCGATGAAGGGCGGCCGGCCGGTGAGCATTTCGTAGAGCAGGCAGGCCGCGGAGTAGAGGTCGCTGCGGGCGTCAACGGTTTCGCCGCGGGCCTGTTCCGGCGAGAGGTACTGGGCGGTTCCCACCACAGCCTGCGTCTGGGTCATGGTGGCGGCCGAATCAGCCATGGCCCGGGCAATCCCGAAGTCCATGACCTTAATGGAATTGGACCCTTCCAGGACCATCACGTTGGCCGGCTTGATGTCCCGGTGGACGATGCCCGCCTTGTGGCTGTATTCGAGCGCGGAGAGGACCCCGAGGCAGAATTCGATGGCCTGGTCGACGCTGACTTCCTTGGCCCGGATCAGGTCGCGGAGCGTCTTGCCCTCCACGAACTCCATCACGATGTACGGCACCCGGACGCTGTCCTCTGAACCGTCCTGCACGGTGTGTTCGCCGGTGTCATAAATGGCGACGATGGAGGGATGGTTCAGGGCAGCCACGGACTGGGCTTCCCGCTTGAACCGGGCGCGGAACTGTGGGTCACGGGCCATGTCCGGGCGGAGCAGTTTCACTGCCACCGTCCGGCCGAGCCGGGTATCCAGGCCCCGGTGGACGTCCGCCATTCCCCCGCGGCCGATCAGTCCGCCGAGTTCGTAGCGTCCACTCAGGACACGTTGGTTGTCCACCGGGACATTGTCCTCACGGTGCAGCGGGGTACGGGGCGAATCATTCACGAGGTGTCCTGGCGGCTACGGTGCGCAGGTTGGAGGCTGTCCCTGCACCTGACCCGGGTTGCAGGTGGGCAGGGTGGTGGAGGCGGCCGACGGCGACTGGGCTGCGGTGGGGCGGGGCGCCGGGGTTGGGGTTGTCTGCGTCGGGGTGGGGACAGGCGCCGGTGCGACGGCGTAGGTGATGGTCACCGGGGTCCCGACTTCCACCCTTCCCGTCCGGGACAGCGCAATGACCGAGTCCGGCGCGGAAGTCGCATCCACCTGCGGCTGGATGGTGACATCCAGGTTCATGGCGGAGAGCTGCGACTGCACGGTCCGGTAGTCCTTGCCGAGATATGCCTCGGGAATAATATTCACCGTCTCCACGGTGGGGGTCGGCGTGGCACTGGGCTGGCTGGGCGTGGGCGTCGCCGACTGCGAAGTCCGGGTGGGGCTCGCGCTCGTGGACGGCGGACTGCTCGACGCGGAGGTGGTGGCCGCCTCCTTGGCCGGGAAAAGAATTCCCTGCTGGGTAAGCAGGAACCCAACCAGCGCGAACAGGACCAGCAGGATCAAGGCGACCAGCGGCCACGTCCAGGGGCTGCGGCCCCGACGGGCGGGTTCATCCGCAGGCTCGTCGTCGTACGTTTCTTCTTCCTGGACCCAGCTCCGCTCGGCAGCCAGGGCATCTGCACGCGAGAGCGTGCTCCCGGCTCCGGTCATCGCCGTGGTGGCAGGGCCGTCGGCATCGGCTGCGCCCGCGGCCGCCGCACCGGCCGCGGCACCGCCGGCAGCTCCGGCAGCTGCGGCGCCGAGCACAGGCAGGGCCGACGTCGACGTTGTGCTGTTGTCCTTCTGGCTGATGACACCGGTGGGTGCCGTGGCTACGTCCACCGGCGCCGTGATGGGCCCGGTGTCCGCCTCGTACAGCAGCATGCCCGGAACCGCGGCGTGGGCCGCGCTGATATCGCCGTTGCGGATGGCTTCGGCAGCCTCGGACAGCTTGATCGCGTTGGCCGGACGGTTCTTGGGATCCTTGGCCAGCATGGACATCAGGAGCGCCCGGACCGGCTTCGGCAGGCTTTCGGGCAGCGGCGGCGGTGCATCATTCACCTGGGCCAGGGCGATCGCGATCTGGGACTCGCCGGAGAACGGGCGGTGGCCGGTGAGGCACTCATAGCCGATCACACCCAGGGCGTATATATCCGAGGCGCCGGTGGCGACCTGGCCGGTGGCCTGCTCCGGGGCGAGATACTGGGCGGTCCCCATCACCTGGCCGGTCTGTGTCAGCGGCACCTGGTCAGCCAGGCGGGCGATGCCGAAGTCCGTCACCTTGACCCGGCCGTCCGGGGTAATCAGCAGGTTCCCGGGCTTGATGTCGCGGTGCACCAGGCCCTGCGCGTGGGCCACGGACAGTGCCCTGGCGGTCTGGGCGATCATGGACAGCGTGCGGTCCGGGGACAGCACCTGTTCGTGTTCGATGATGCTGCTCAACGGCTGGCCCGGGACCAGCTCCATCACAAGGTAGGCCGAGCCCTCTTCCTCGCCGTAGTCAAAGACGTTGGCGATGCCCACGTGGTTCAGCAGCGCAGTGTGGCGCGCCTCGGCGCGGAAACGCTGGAGGAAGCCGGGATCGCCCGTGTATTCCTCTTTCAGCACCTTGATGGCGACGATCCGGCCCAGGACAAGGTCCTTGGCCTTCCAGACCTCTCCCATCCCGCCGATCGCGATCCGCGTGGTCAGCTGGAATCTGCCGCCGAGGGTGATTCCCGTTGTTGGCCTCACTTATTCAACACCGCCTCAAAAATCTTCTTCGCATTCGGACTGGTTAGCTTTGCGCCGGTGGCGATGTCCACGCCCTCCATGGCGATGGTGACACTCACCTGCGGGTTGTTCGCCGGGGCAAAACCGGTGAACCAGGAGTTGTTCAGGCCGTTGCCCAGCTCAGCGGTTCCGGTCTTGCCTGCCACCTGGACGCCGGGGACGCTCGCGCCGCCGGCGATGCCCTGGCTCACCGCGCTGGCCATCCATTCAGTGATCTGTTTGGCGATTTCCGGGCTGGTGGACGTGCGGAGCGCCTCGGGTTTGGGTTCGTCAATGACCCGTAGATCCGGGGACCGCAGCGTCTTGATCAGGCTGGGTTTCATCTGCACGCCGTTGTTGGCGATGGCCGCGGTCATCATGGCGATCTGCAGCGGGGTGACGCGAATGTCCTTCTGGCCGATGACCGACTGAGCGAGTCCGGGCGCGTCCAGGTTGTCCGGGAAACCATTGCCCTTGGCGTACGCGAGTTTGAGCTGGTCTCCCACGTCCTGGCCGAAGCCGAACTTGGTTGCCTGTTCGGCGATGGCGTCCCGGCCAAGATCCAGGGCAATGCTGGCGAACGGGGTGTTGCAGGACTGCTGCAGGGCGAACGCAAACGTGGCGGTGTCCCGGGTGTAGCAGTTGCCGCCGGCGTAGTTGGGCAGGGTGTACGAGATGCCGGGGAAGGGCAGCTGCGCCGGGTTGGGCAGCTCGCTGTCCTTGTTGTATTTTCCGGAATTGAGGGCGGCGGCGGTGGTGACGAGTTTGAACACGGAGCCGGGCGCGAGCAGCTCACCGGTGGGACCGCTGACGTTTTGGTTCAGGTTGATCCCGGGAACCTTGAGCAGCTCGTTGATGTTGGCTGCTTCCGCAGTGGGGTCCTGGGTTGCGATGAGGTTGGGATCGTAGGACGGTTTGGAGGCCATGGCGAGGATGGCGCCCGTCTTGGGATTGGTGACCACGATGGAGCCGCGCTGGCCGTCCGGGATGAGGTCGTATGCGAGCTTCTGGATGGCAGGATCCACCGTCAGCTCCACTGAGGCGCCTTTCGGCTGGTTGCCCAGGAAGAGCTGGCCGATGCGGTCCAGGAATTGCTGGTCCGAGCTCCCGGCGAGCTGGTCACGCATGGCCTGCTCCAGCCCGGTGGCACCGTAGTTCTGCGAGAAGTAGCCGGTGAGGCCGGCGTAGAGCTGCGGCTGGGGGTAGGTCCGCTGGAACCCGCACTGTTCGGAGCCCGGCACGGATTCAGCCACGGGGTTTCCGCCCACAATGATGGCGCCCCGGTCGTTGCAGTAGTCCTGCAGGATGGCCCGGTTGTTCCAGGCATTCGCTTTCAGATCGTCCGCGCCGATCACCTGGACGTAGCTGATGGCGCCGAAAAGCAGCGCGAACAAAGCGATGGCCGCAACCCATGAGTTCCTGATGGCCTGGTTCACAGGGGTTTCACCGCCTCGGTTGGTTTGTTGGTGGCGTCGGGTGCTGTTTCGTCACTCGGCGGCAGGGGTGTGGTGTCCACGGGGCCGCGGGCCGTATGGGAAATCATCAGCAGCAGGCCCACAATGATCCAGTTGGCCAGGAGCGAGGACCCGCCGGCCGCAAGGAACGGGGTGGTGAGCCCGGTCAGCGGAATCAGGCGCGTCACGCCGCCGATGACCACGAAACACTGCAGCGCCACCGCGAAGGACAGCCCGCACGCCAGCAGCTTTCCGAACGCGTCCCGGGTGCCCAGGGCTGCCCGGAACCCGCGCGTGAACAGGAGCAAATACATCATGACGACGGCGAAGAGCCCGATCAGCCCCAGTTCCTCGCCGAGCGAGGCGATGATCATGTCGCTGTTGGCGAAGGGAACCAGGTTCGGCCTGCCCTGGCCCAGTCCCGTACCCACCAGGCCGCCGCTGGCCATACCGAACAGGCCTTCGACGATCTGGTAGCTGCCGCCGAACTGGCGTCCGTACACCTCTTCAGTGAAGGCGTTCAGCCAGCCGTCGATCCTGAGGCCGACGTGCGAGAAGACCTTGGACGCCACGAAGCCGCCGCCGACGAGCAGCGCCACGCCGATCACCACCCAGCTGATCCGGCTGGTGGCCACGTAGATCATCACGATGAACAGGCCGAAGAACAGCACCGATGAGCCGAGGTCGCGCTGGAAGATCAGCACGCCGATGCTTACCAGCCAGGCCGTGATCATGGGGCCCATGTCCTTGAACCGGGGGAACTGCAGGGGACCGATTTTCCGGCCGGCCAGCAGGATCAGATCGCGGTTGGAGGAAAGATACCCCGCGAAGAATATAGCCAGCGTGATCTTGGCGATCTCGCCGGGCTGGAAAGTCATGGGGCCGAGCCTGATCCAGACACGGGCGCCGAGAATCTCCCCGGCCGAGATCCCCGGAACCAGCGGCAGAATCAGCAACAGGGCGCTCACCGCGAGGGAAATGTAGGTGAACCGGCGCAGCATGCGATGGTCCTTGAGGAACCAGATCACTGCGATGGCCACGGCCATGGCGATCAGGGTCCAGCGCAGCTGGTTGTTGCCGGTGTCGTCGCCCGGGGCATCCAGCCGGTGGATCATGGCCAGGCCCAGACCGTTGAGGGCCACCACCAGCGGAAGTATAACCGGATCGGCATACTTAGCGCGGATGCGCAGCACCAGATGGAATGCCAGTGCGGCCACGGCCAGCAGGCTGGACTGGAACCAGAAATCGGAGTCGAAGGCCTTCGCCTTGTCCACGCCCACCATCATGTTGGCGCCGACGCCAACGGCAAGGGCAAGGGCGAGAAGGAGCAGCTCCACGTTGCGTCGTGGCTTGGGTATGGTGCTGAGCTGGCTCATCGGACCCCCTCACAGACGGCTGTCGGGCTGGTGGACGGAGTGGGCGTGGGAACGGGCGCGGGATTGGCGGCGTCCGGAGGCGGAGCGGGTGCGGTGGGCGTGGGGCTGGCCGGTGTGGCGGAAGCACTCGGCGAGGCGGTCAGGCACTCATCGGCGGGCGCTATGGTGCCGGTCCCCTCGAGGTTCTTCACGATCCGCTGGGCGTCATACAGGTCCCGCGCCGGAACTGTCTGGCGCACCCGCTGCTGGGAGAACAGGGGCAGGGAGTCCATCCGGATTTCGGTCACTGCCTCCAGGGTGGAGAGCTGGATGGGCCCGAGGCGCTGCGAGACGCCGTTGTAGATGGCCACGCGCGAATCGAATTCCCCGATGTAGTACCGGGTCTGGGTCCAGGCGTAGCCGAGCCAGAGGCCCACGGTCAGGACCAGCAGCACGGAGGCGGCGATGGACCAGGTGACCCAGCGCCGGGGCTTGGCCGGCTCAAGGATCTCGTCAGCATCATCGGCAGCCGGGGTCTCGGCCTTATGGGTCAGGACGGTGGCTGCGCGCCTGGCCACGGTACGCCCGGCGATGGTGGGAATGGAGCCGGATTCCGCGGCGGTGGCAGCGGCCCCGACCAGTTCGTGCGGGCGGGAGGAAAGCTCCTGGCGAAGCACTTCGGCGGAGAGGTGCTCGCCCAGGTGCGGGTCCGTGGAGGTGCCCGGCTCAGGTTCGGTGGGCAGTTCTGCCGCAGGTTTCGGGACCGGTGATGCGTCGCTGCCGGCATCGGCCGCGGGAGCGGCTGCAACTGTGGCGCCCGCGGATTCAGTCCCGGGTTGGGCGTCGGCGGCCGCTGCCGGAGGTACGACGTCGACGGCGGCGGTACTGACGTCGTCGGGCGTTTCCTCCACGATCTCAACCATGACCACGGTGACGTTGTCCGGCGATCCTGCTTCGAGAGTCAAGTCAATCAGCGTTTCAACGCACTCGCGGAGGTCCTTGGTCTCACGGACGGTGCGCTCGACCACATGCCCGGCCACGTAGTTCAGGCCGTCGGAGCAGAGCAGCCAGCGCTCCCCGGGCTTGACGTCCATGGTGTCCACGTCCAGTTCGGGGCTGGCATCGACGTCTCCGAGGACGCGCATCAGGACGTTCTTGTGGGGATGGGTTTCGGCTTCCTCGGGCCGCAGCCGTCCCTCGTCGATGAGCCGCTGCACAAACGTGTGGTCCACGCTGACCTGTTCGAAGACGCCGTCGCGGAGGCGGTAGGCGCGGGAATCGCCGATGTGGGCGATGTGAAGCTTGCCCTCGGCGAGCAGCAGTGAGGTGACGGTGGTGCCCATG
The window above is part of the Pseudarthrobacter sp. IC2-21 genome. Proteins encoded here:
- a CDS encoding carboxymuconolactone decarboxylase family protein → MSATTTQHIFLDKQHPVVWRALNGLGLKVREAAEAAGIDRRTIELLYVRTSQINGCAYCLDMHVGDAVKAGETPQRLAVLPAWRDTALFTAKERAALALTECITELPDHRSREHEEAYAREHLSADEFSAVSWLAITINAFNRVSITSHHPVRRER
- a CDS encoding DNA-3-methyladenine glycosylase I yields the protein MIPAEGAAARGDGTIIGDDGRARPPWASVDPLLREYYDTEWGLPVRDEQGLYERISLEGFQAGLSWATILRKRPAFRSAFHGFHPDTVAAYTDADVERLMQDAGIVRNRLKIRAAITNARATVSLRERGGLVDFVWQFQPAATPEPASHADIPTQSAESVALSKALRKEGFSFVGPTTMYALMEAIGMVDTHLMASHRRGSSGVWPA
- a CDS encoding cell division protein CrgA, yielding MPESKSRRKTSSGSQPASASHANKPNAVWFKPVMFGLMIIGLLWIITFYISEGRLPVPAWGSWNIMAGFGIAIVGFLMTTRWRS
- a CDS encoding class E sortase, encoding MVVQERARRAAVRPARVRPGRGILRGTVQVVGELLITAGLVLLLFVGWQLWWTNVESDARQSAVIKEFAQELGTSAPAAPSGDSAAAPAAPVDYGDPVVGTAPGHAGTIGIMYIPRFGNNYTRPIVQGTTGDVLDTLGLGHYNNTAMPGAVGNFAVAGHRQTHGAVLDNIHTLVPGDRIYVQTKDGYYVYVFRNNQIVMPSRTDVLEPVPTRPGVTPTESYLTMTSCNPRFGAEERIIAYALLDSWRPASAGPPAEIAAQVAAAVGGG
- a CDS encoding aminodeoxychorismate/anthranilate synthase component II, whose protein sequence is MTTTKILVVDNYDSFVYTLVGYLQELGAQTTVVRNDDVTLAEAIEMAESRDGVLISPGPGNPAEAGVCVDLIKWCGENNKPMFGVCLGHQALAEAYGGTVTHAPELMHGKTSLVEHNGTSVFAGLPSPVTATRYHSLAAVRETIPDVLEITAQTASGVIMGLQHRTAPLCGVQFHPESVLTEGGYQMLGNWLESLGMTGAAARAATLSPLIQH
- the pknB gene encoding Stk1 family PASTA domain-containing Ser/Thr kinase, whose amino-acid sequence is MNDSPRTPLHREDNVPVDNQRVLSGRYELGGLIGRGGMADVHRGLDTRLGRTVAVKLLRPDMARDPQFRARFKREAQSVAALNHPSIVAIYDTGEHTVQDGSEDSVRVPYIVMEFVEGKTLRDLIRAKEVSVDQAIEFCLGVLSALEYSHKAGIVHRDIKPANVMVLEGSNSIKVMDFGIARAMADSAATMTQTQAVVGTAQYLSPEQARGETVDARSDLYSAACLLYEMLTGRPPFIGDSPVSVAYQHVREIHEPASSLNPEVSPALDSVLAKALQKNRDDRFQDAAAFRRALRAARAGVPVAALPASEAPTDPNDHVPTPMQSAATEAFSVTGASFLDDAPTGRFELADMHDDGTTVPVHASALGERLDEDELPLGLPPERERTARQKSRRRTWIATLIIFTLLVLAGGGLWLFQIMNQPPPPPPKVEIPAVTSMTESAALQELFGAKLRPKSHRIKHDTIPAGTAIGTDPVAGTSVDPNAEVVLNISDGPAAVKVPDNLPGQTEAAARDILRQTGLVGAPSTATANSATVPGGRVITTNPAPGQMVGVGSTVEIVISTGKVAMPELRGRTRAEAEATLKDLGLVPNVQEVENPEVEAGRVTDQSEPVNAAVDQGKTINVVVAKAPPPPPPPPAPSPTPTPSPSPTRTGRG
- a CDS encoding serine/threonine-protein kinase, coding for MRPTTGITLGGRFQLTTRIAIGGMGEVWKAKDLVLGRIVAIKVLKEEYTGDPGFLQRFRAEARHTALLNHVGIANVFDYGEEEGSAYLVMELVPGQPLSSIIEHEQVLSPDRTLSMIAQTARALSVAHAQGLVHRDIKPGNLLITPDGRVKVTDFGIARLADQVPLTQTGQVMGTAQYLAPEQATGQVATGASDIYALGVIGYECLTGHRPFSGESQIAIALAQVNDAPPPLPESLPKPVRALLMSMLAKDPKNRPANAIKLSEAAEAIRNGDISAAHAAVPGMLLYEADTGPITAPVDVATAPTGVISQKDNSTTSTSALPVLGAAAAGAAGGAAAGAAAAGAADADGPATTAMTGAGSTLSRADALAAERSWVQEEETYDDEPADEPARRGRSPWTWPLVALILLVLFALVGFLLTQQGILFPAKEAATTSASSSPPSTSASPTRTSQSATPTPSQPSATPTPTVETVNIIPEAYLGKDYRTVQSQLSAMNLDVTIQPQVDATSAPDSVIALSRTGRVEVGTPVTITYAVAPAPVPTPTQTTPTPAPRPTAAQSPSAASTTLPTCNPGQVQGQPPTCAP
- a CDS encoding peptidoglycan D,D-transpeptidase FtsI family protein, whose protein sequence is MNQAIRNSWVAAIALFALLFGAISYVQVIGADDLKANAWNNRAILQDYCNDRGAIIVGGNPVAESVPGSEQCGFQRTYPQPQLYAGLTGYFSQNYGATGLEQAMRDQLAGSSDQQFLDRIGQLFLGNQPKGASVELTVDPAIQKLAYDLIPDGQRGSIVVTNPKTGAILAMASKPSYDPNLIATQDPTAEAANINELLKVPGINLNQNVSGPTGELLAPGSVFKLVTTAAALNSGKYNKDSELPNPAQLPFPGISYTLPNYAGGNCYTRDTATFAFALQQSCNTPFASIALDLGRDAIAEQATKFGFGQDVGDQLKLAYAKGNGFPDNLDAPGLAQSVIGQKDIRVTPLQIAMMTAAIANNGVQMKPSLIKTLRSPDLRVIDEPKPEALRTSTSPEIAKQITEWMASAVSQGIAGGASVPGVQVAGKTGTAELGNGLNNSWFTGFAPANNPQVSVTIAMEGVDIATGAKLTSPNAKKIFEAVLNK